From Medicago truncatula cultivar Jemalong A17 chromosome 7, MtrunA17r5.0-ANR, whole genome shotgun sequence, a single genomic window includes:
- the LOC25498855 gene encoding alpha-galactosidase 1: MRSKIGFEMVVVLVTLLHVCLVCVTASSLGNNYDGEHLRRNLLANGLGKTPPMGWNSWNHFACQINEKMIRETADALVSTGLSKLGYTYVNIDDCWAELNRDNKGNLVGKKSTFPSGIKALADYVHSKGLKLGIYSDAGYFTCSKQMPGSLGHEFQDAKTFASWGIDYLKYDNCYNDESKPTVRYPVMTRALMKAGRPIFFSLCEWGDMHPAKWGAKVGNSWRTTGDITDTWESMISRADMNEVYAELARPGGWNDPDMLEVGNGGMTKNEYIVHFSLWAISKAPLLLGCDVRNVTKETLEIVSNKEVIAVNQDSLGVQAKKVRMEGDAEIWAGPLSGYRVAVVLLNKGTQKHIDITANWDDIGIPPKTVVQARDLWEHKTLKTPFVNKLRATVESHACKMFVLKPVA; this comes from the exons ATGAGGAGTAAGATTGGATTTGAGATGGTGGTAGTTTTGGTGACCCTTTTGcatgtttgtttggtttgtgtcACTGCTTCTTCATTAGGGAACAACTATGATGGAGAGCATCTCAGAAGAAACCTTCTTGCTAATGGACTTGGTAAAACTCCTCCTATGGG GTGGAACAGTTGGAATCATTTCGCCTgtcaaattaatgaaaaaatgaTCCGAGAAACTG CTGATGCCCTTGTTTCAACTGGTCTATCTAAGCTTGGATACACCTATGTTAATATAG ATGATTGTTGGGCTGAACTTAATCGTGATAATAAG GGTAATCTGGTGGGAAAGAAATCAACATTTCCATCTGGCATCAAAGCTCTTGCAGATTATGTTCATAGCAAGGGTCTTAAGCTTGGAATTTATTCAGATGCAGG GTATTTTACATGTAGCAAACAAATGCCTGGTTCACTAGGTCATGAGTTCCAAGATGCCAAAACTTTTGCATCATGG GGCATTGATTATTTGAAGTATGATAATTGTTACAATGATGAATCAAAGCCCACTGTGAG GTATCCTGTTATGACTCGCGCTTTAATGAAGGCAGGTCGTCCAATCTTCTTTTCGCTATGTGAATG GGGAGATATGCATCCAGCTAAATGGGGTGCTAAAGTGGGAAATAGTTGGAGAACTACTGGTGACATAACTGATACATGGGAAAG TATGATTTCAAGGGCTGACATGAATGAAGTTTATGCTGAGCTTGCAAGACCTGGTGGTTGGAATG ATCCTGATATGCTTGAGGTTGGAAATGGAGGGATGACAAAAAATGAGTATATCGTTCACTTCAGTTTGTGGGCCATTTCAAAG GCTCCTCTTCTTCTAGGCTGTGATGTTAGAAATGTGACTAAAGAGACCTTGGAGATAGTTTCTAATAAGGAAGTTATTGCAGTTAACCAAG ATTCGCTTGGCGTACAAGCTAAAAAGGTTAGGATGGAAGGTGATGCTGAG ATATGGGCAGGTCCTCTTTCAGGATATAGGGTAGCTGTTGTGTTGCTTAATAAAGGCACTCAGAAGCATATAGATATAACAGCTAATTGGGATGACATTGGCATTCCACCAAAAACTGTTGTTCAAGCAAGAGACCTTTGGGAG CACAAGACATTGAAGACACCTTTTGTGAACAAGTTGAGGGCAACCGTAGAATCACACGCGTGTAAGATGTTCGTGTTGAAACCAGTTGCATGA
- the LOC25498856 gene encoding receptor-like protein kinase FERONIA, with the protein MVIMKNMNKYFVCVPLFLFLVLAIELVLAADFKPTDKILLNCGGPAVSTDPDGREWTTDNGSKFGSSAVKSTTSQAATQDPAVPQIPFMTARVFQSPYTYSFPVASGWKFLRLYFYSASYGGLNASDARFGVTAQSYTVLRNFSVSETALGLNYDYIVKEYCIHVDEGTLNVTFTPSANASKAYAFVNGIEVVSMPDIYTSTDGTTMIVGTGTTFTIDNSTALENVYRLNVGGNDISPSKDTGMFRSWTDDVRYIYGAAFGVTETADPEVKLEYPPGTPSYIAPSDVYVTARSMGPNPNISLNWNLTWIFSIDSGFSYLVRLHFCEGTTTITKVNQRVFDIFLGNQTAQDGADVIAWADSFDLPHSNGVPVHKDYVVFAPNGPPQQDLWLALHPNTASKSNYYDAILNGVEIFKISDSKGNLAGTNPPPPQVQDLIDPSLARKSSKSKSHTGIIAGGIGGGVALLLLIGLFAFGTSRRRRNGKDSSTSEGPSGWLPLSLYGNSHSAASAKTNTTGSYTSTLPSNLCRHFSFAEIKAATNNFDESLILGVGGFGKVYKGEIDGGSTKVAIKRGNPLSEQGVHEFQTEIEMLSKLRHRHLVSLIGYCEENTEMILVYDHMAYGTLREHLYKTQKPPLPWKQRLEICIGAARGLHYLHTGAKYTIIHRDVKTTNILLDEKWVAKVSDFGLSKTGPTLDNTHVSTVVKGSFGYLDPEYFRRQQLTDKSDVYSFGVVLFEVLCARPALNPTLAKEQVSLAEWAAHCYKKGILDQITDPYLKGKIAPECFKKFAETAMKCVNDQGIERPSMGDVLWNLEFALQLQESAEESGNGFGGICGEDEPLFADSKGKKGVDVLPGYDGNVTDSKSSGMSMSIGGRSLASEDSDGLTPSAVFSQIMNPKGR; encoded by the coding sequence ATGGTCATTATGAAGAACATGAACAAATACTTTGTTTGTGTTCCACTGTTTTTGTTCTTAGTGTTAGCTATTGAGCTTGTTCTAGCAGCAGATTTTAAGCCAACAGATAAAATCCTGCTGAATTGTGGCGGTCCTGCTGTTAGTACTGATCCTGATGGCCGTGAATGGACCACTGATAATGGTTCAAAATTTGGTTCATCAGCTGTAAAATCCACTACATCACAGGCTGCAACTCAAGATCCTGCAGTTCCGCAGATTCCGTTTATGACTGCGCGTGTTTTTCAATCGCCGTATACCTATAGTTTTCCGGTGGCTTCCGGTTGGAAGTTCCTACGGTTGTACTTTTATTCGGCTTCTTATGGTGGGCTTAATGCATCCGATGCACGGTTTGGTGTGACTGCGCAATCATACACCGTGCTTAGGAATTTCAGTGTTTCTGAGACTGCTTTGGGTTTGAATTACGATTACATTGTGAAGGAATATTGCATTCATGTTGATGAAGGAACCTTGAATGTGACTTTTACTCCATCTGCCAATGCATCTAAAGCCTATGCATTTGTAAATGGGATTGAGGTTGTTTCCATGCCTGATATTTATACTTCTACTGATGGAACCACCATGATTGTTGGTACGGGTACTACCTTCACCATTGACAACAGCACTGCACTTGAGAATGTTTATAGGTTAAACGTGGGTGGGAATGATATTTCACCTTCCAAAGATACCGGCATGTTTAGGTCATGGACCGATGATGTGCGTTACATTTATGGGGCTGCATTTGGAGTTACCGAGACTGCTGATCCAGAAGTGAAGCTTGAGTATCCTCCGGGAACACCATCTTATATTGCTCCGTCCGATGTTTACGTGACGGCCAGATCGATGGGTCCGAATCCCAATATCAGCTTGAATTGGAACTTGACTTGGATTTTCTCAATTGATTCTGGGTTTTCCTATCTTGTGAGACTTCATTTTTGTGAGGGCACGACAACTATAACTAAGGTTAATCAAAGGGTATTCGATATATTCCTCGGTAATCAAACTGCTCAGGACGGGGCTGATGTTATTGCCTGGGCAGATAGTTTTGACCTTCCACATTCAAATGGGGTTCCGGTGCATAAAGATTATGTTGTATTTGCTCCCAATGGGCCACCGCAGCAGGACCTGTGGCTTGCACTGCATCCAAATACAGCTTCCAAGTCCAATTACTATGACGCAATCTTGAATGGAGTAGAAATATTCAAAATCAGTGATAGTAAAGGTAATCTGGCAGGGACAAACCCTCCTCCTCCTCAGGTGCAAGACTTAATTGATCCTTCATTGGCTAGGAAATCTAGTAAATCCAAGAGTCATACAGGAATCATTGCTGGAGGTATTGGTGGAGGAGTTGCTTTATTGCTTTTGATTGGGCTATTTGCTTTTGGCACGTCTCGTCGCCGTAGGAATGGAAAAGATTCTAGTACAAGTGAAGGGCCGTCTGGCTGGCTTCCCCTTTCCCTTTACGGTAATTCACACTCTGCAGCTTCTGCCAAGACGAACACAACCGGAAGTTACACTTCCACTCTTCCATCAAACCTTTGTCGTCATTTCTCATTTGCTGAAATCAAGGCTGCTACAAACAACTTTGACGAATCTTTGATTCTTGGTGTGGGAGGATTTGGCAAGGTTTACAAAGGAGAAATTGATGGCGGGTCAACCAAAGTTGCAATTAAACGTGGGAATCCACTCTCTGAGCAGGGTGTGCACGAATTCCAAACTGAAATTGAAATGCTCTCCAAACTTCGTCACCGACACCTTGTTTCATTGATCGGATACTGTGAAGAGAACACCGAAATGATCCTTGTCTATGATCATATGGCATATGGAACACTCAGGGAGCATCTATACAAGACTCAGAAACCTCCACTTCCATGGAAGCAAAGGCTTGAGATATGCATTGGAGCTGCTCGAGGTCTACACTATCTTCACACCGGTGCTAAATATACCATCATCCACCGTGATGTGAAGACTACAAACATTTTACTAGATGAGAAGTGGGTGGCCAAGGTTTCTGATTTTGGATTGTCTAAAACAGGTCCTACATTGGATAATACTCATGTAAGTACCGTGGTAAAGGGTAGTTTTGGTTACTTGGATCCAGAATACTTTAGGAGGCAACAACTGACCGACAAATCCGATGTGTACTCATTTGGTGTGGTTCTATTCGAGGTACTTTGCGCTCGCCCGGCTTTGAACCCAACACTTGCTAAGGAGCAAGTGAGTCTAGCTGAGTGGGCAGCTCATTGCTACAAGAAAGGCATTCTTGACCAAATCACTGATCCTTATCTGAAGGGCAAGATTGCTCCGGAATGTTTTAAGAAGTTTGCCGAGACGGCGATGAAGTGTGTAAATGACCAAGGCATTGAAAGGCCATCCATGGGTGATGTCTTGTGGAACCTTGAATTCGCTTTGCAGCTGCAAGAAAGTGCGGAGGAGAGTGGCAACGGTTTCGGAGGAATATGCGGTGAAGATGAGCCGTTGTTTGCAGATTCTAAAGGAAAGAAGGGCGTGGATGTGTTACCGGGTTATGATGGTAATGTGACCGACTCCAAAAGCAGTGGCATGTCGATGAGCATTGGAGGTAGAAGCTTGGCTAGTGAAGACTCTGATGGGTTAACTCCTAGTGCTGTGTTTTCACAAATCATGAATCCAAAAGGACGTTAA
- the LOC25498857 gene encoding thioredoxin H9, whose amino-acid sequence MGNCLAKSRDRDNDSDQHVEFAAGNVALITTKEAWDQKLEEAKKDGKIVIANFSAVWCGPCKVIAPYYCEMSEKYTSMMFLLVDVDELTDFSTSWDIKATPTFFFLKDGQQLDKLVGANKPELEKKLVAIADSVPQNKQ is encoded by the exons atgGGGAATTGCTTGGCTAAG TCTCGGGATAGGGATAATGATTCTGATCAACATGTGGAGTTTGCTGCCGGGAATGTGGCACTTATTACCACCAAAGAAGCTTGGGACCAAAAGTTGGAAGAAGCAAAGAAGGATGgcaaaatt GTGATCGCAAATTTCAGCGCAGTGTGGTGCGGGCCTTGCAAGGTGATTGCGCCATATTACTGCGAAATGTCTGAGAAATACACATCTATGATGTTCCTATTGGTTGATGTGGATGAACTAACT GACTTCAGCACTTCATGGGACATCAAAGCCACACCAactttcttctttcttaaagaTGGACAACAACTTGACAAACTTGTTGGAGCCAACAAGCCAGAGCTTGAGAAGAAGCTTGTTGCCATTGCTGATTCAGTTCCTCAGAATAAGCAGTGA